TTTAACCTCTCAGCAGAGTGTTTTTACCTTGTTGTATCAATGTCTCATTACAACGCTAAAAGAAATTAACTGCAGATAACGAAAAGCTTAATGTCTTCAAGAGAGTTTAGCAAAGCAAGGTAACTAAGGAATCTAGGAAGACATACCTGAACAAGCATTACAAGTGCTTCCCGCACTTTATCTCGGCTACTAACAAGTACATAGTTAGGGACAGGAGCAGAAGTAGGAGtgagagaaggaggaggagtGGGTGGAGGAAATGGTTGAAGCAAAGGAGTTCCATAAGGGCGCTGGAGATTCCCAAGTGGCAAAAGTGGAGGAGCAGTGGGCACTGATGAAGAAATGGGAGGCATCAGCGGAGAAGAGGCAGGTGGAGGACCAAAAAAAGAAGATGGCTTCACCAGATTTGAAGACCATTTAGCACTGATGTCTGGTTCAGGTGCATCATGGAGGGGGCTCAAAAGGGAAGAAGCTGAAAGAGAAGGAGATGGAAGCAGGACCGGTGCTGAAGACGAAGGAACAGAAGCAGGAGGACGAGGAGGAGGTAGGGTAGCTGGAGATGAGTGGTATAGTTGCCCTTGAACTGCAGTACTAGAAGCATTCCCAATTGTCATAGCGTTCTGCAAAAGAAAAGCATAAATTTAGTCAAGATAAGACAACagagcaaaaaaaaaatccagctttttttttctttcaagaagTATTTAATATGTACTTCCATGTTTTTTCCCTTAACTAACATAAATTAATCATTGGCTAGTTTTTTAATTAATGTTATTAAAGAAATTCCTGCCAACAGAGTAACCTTGGTCCATCCCTTCTTTTGTCTTGACCCTGTAAATTTCATGGCCTGAATTACTGTACCAGTACTCCTTGAGACTTTATCCAAGTAATTTAGATAGTGTTCTACCCTTGTATATTAGGGTCAAATAACTGGTAACATTTTGAACTGCACAAGAGAGACGTTTTCCACTAACATATTGAATGCATATCAAATATACCCCACTATACTTGAGGAAACTTGTTCTATACAAAAGTAAGGATCTGAACACAAATGCCTAGCAAGAGTAAATGAAGATCTTGAAAAAGCACTGCACACGGAAAATATATTCCTCTCAGTAAGACCTCTTGCACAACAGACACAGTATAATGGAAAGAAGAGCAAAGAGGAAGGGAGAAAAAAGGCATACACTGAAGAAGTTCACAAAGGAATTGTCCTCAGGGAGATGCGGAGCATTTGACGCAGTAGACGATGAAGGCTCCAGAGGACCATCAATTACAGCCATGGTTGGAACTGCTTCCAGCTCTTCAAATTCACTGTAGCAAAATGGCACATTACCAAAAGCTCATTTCAGAAACCAATTGACAGCAACTGGCATCAGTCAGGTTATGGATAACAGAAGGAAAGAGATTATTCCAGAAACAGTTTAACAATTAGTCTTAGACCTTACACTGCCTAACTTGACAAAGATTTGTTACATCTTGTGTAGAGATCACTTCTACTACTCAACAAGATTGAAATAATATCTAATATACTCCGAAGGGTGTGGCCTTGTGGTCAATGAAATGAgttgagaaccatgaggtctcaggttcaaaCCAACCCCAGCAGAGACAAAAagcactaggtgatttcttcccatcCGTTCTATCCTTGGTGGATAGAGTTACCTAACACTTGATACATGTTGTTTGTGGGAGGTGGCAGGTATCCCGTGGAATTAGTGGCGAGGTGAGTGCGAGCTGGCCCGGACACCAtgtttaacaaaaaaaatagtatctAATATCTTGTTGACCAGATCCCTTCATCTGGATGACATCAACAATTACCTATTATGCACCATTTCAGTAAGATTTCACTAAGGGCAATGAAATACAACAATCTATACAAAGGTCAATAGATCTATAAAACATACTTGTAAAACTGTTGAAGCCATTAACACCCCTACATCTTTAACCCTTTTTCTGGGTTTGGGATGTGGGCCatggggagggggggggggtatCTAAATTTCAGTAAGCATGAATTATATACCTCTTCGTCAATGGTACTTTTGACTTGGTAGGCACCTTGGAATATGCACCGAGTATCCTGAAAAGCAGTAAACACAAAATTGATTGACAGGGTTAAAAGTAAATCATCAAAGATATGTTTGTATTCAGTGTGGTAGAAAGGTACTTCTTTTGATCCCTTTGTTTCTCATTAAGCTGGTCGAACAATTCACTAAACTAGGATCTGTTGGAAGTGCTGATTTGCATCAGTAGGCACCAACGCTACGAATTCTCACTTCCATAATCTTCACTTAATAATTCAATAAATATTACATATTACAGTTTCTTCAGAGCATCAAGAAGGctctaaaatattttaaaactaattttctGAAACTAAGCTAGGCCCAGTAGACACTAGCTTATACACCAGATTGTTTATAAGTTCTCTAACTATGTTTCCACTATATCTAAAAATCATCAACTAACAAATATTACCACATATGTATTCCCCAAATCAAATAAACAAAGGAAAACCTGCACTGAGCAAATTCAATCTTGAGAAATATGATAATGTATGAACCTCATCAAATCACAATGAAGCCAAGTATAAGAACAAGAAATAAACTGCTCTTCAAGATCAAAAGCATGAACAACTGAATCCGACAAATTTTATACTTTGTTTTTTCTAGAATTAACACCCTACATGGGAACCAAAAAGTCTACCCATGCCAAAAGGGGAAAGAGAAGGGAAGGAAAGGAATCATTTCTAGAGAGAAAAGCTGTGAAAAGATTACCTGTCAAAGAGATTTGCAACTTCTTCACATTCACGCTGATTATAAAACCATATCCCGTTAACTTCTTGGGAAGCATTTCGATACAACAAATATGGAAGCTGGATCTCATATTCAAAATCCCCCAACAGATCCTCCACCAAATTATCTGCTCACCAGAATAAGGACTTTTTAACGCACAGAAATTGAACATATGTACTCACACAGAAGGAAAACGCACAAACTCCCTATTGCAACTTTCAGTAAATATGACAATTCATATGACAAGCTTTAAACAGCAAATTTACTAAGATACATGCACCATTTCTGTaaagttttttatttaatattttttgacaTGTACCTTCATAATATCTTTCATAAAAAAGGAAGTTCTTTTAATTTCATCGCCTCCTAAAAATTGCTGCCATCCCTCTATTCTACCTCCACATTCCTAAATCTCATTTCTGCATATGAATCGTACAGTTGGAACCCCAGAGTTTAAGTGCCAAGACAGAGGCACTAATGGCAGAGCCCTAAGCATTATTTCAACCTAAGTTGCTCAAACTCTTCACTTTCGGTGCCGCACCCTGTCGATACGACATGGGTGTGGGATCCATACCGGATTTGGTCAACCGATTTTGactttgaccaaaatcaacagaGAAATGTTCCATTTGGAACAGATACAATGATTTTTGTAATCGAAACAAATTCTAatgtgaaattgaagaaaatggagtACCTTGTATGTAGAAATTTCTACGTTAGTCGTTTTCCTTATATCACCTTCGAGGATTCTTCTCTTGATTAATATTTTTCCACATAATACCTTGTAAGTTTTTTACATAATACCTCATAATTTAGACataaaactctatttttagatatttgaattatttttagacGAATCCCCGCACCCATATCAATACCATGATCGATAACCtcaaatcttaaaatttagatcatGAAGGATCCGACCTCTAGATCTGTAACCGTATCGGACATCCCTGAGTCCTGGCAACTTAGATTTCAACTAAAGCTTAGTAGCTAATCCTGTAGCCATAAATAGAAAAGGGAAAGGAGGCTTTTGGAACCATAACTCTCGTGTCTCTCAGTCACCTTGGAACAGGAAAATGTAAAAAGgatatttgttttctttctttttaaataatttataacgaGTACTCAATGTTGTGAGGTCCTTCTTGTTTATTAAATGATATTGCATTAGTCGCAACTTCCATCTGTCAAAATTATATTATGCAGACAGGGTCTTagaaatttaaaactaattgaTCAACATGCAGGCCAGAAATTTTATTTAGAATATGAGCAACTTCAGGTATCCAATTTTATCAAAAGAGAACTTTTTTGCCTGCTATTGGTGCGAGCAGTAAGAAGTTTTGGTCTTAAGTCAAGCCAGGGCATCATTCCATACTCGTAACACGACTAAGCACACTACAAGACGAGACAAGGTACTCCTGCACCTCGTAGAAGGCATCTGCCTTTCAAGTTCTAAGATGGCTCCTCTTATTCAATGATAATCCAACTGCATTCTTCTCtcctttttatttgatttacaTTTTGTGGATCTGTGCTGACATCCGACTAAATGAGGGAAATGTCAGTCTTCATATTAGAAGTTTAAAACTTCACATCTGAGTAAAGCAAGAGATTGGTCCAAATGCTAAGGCTGAGTTCATAAGTATCTCTACCATGGTACTTGTTTATTAAAGGATTCTTAAAAAAGAAGGAAAGTAACTCTGCTTCTGACCCAAAGTGAATGTGATCTACATCACATTGTTGTGATGCATAAAGGCTATAATCCTGATGAACAATATTACTACAATTCTGGAGTCTCCACATCAAATAGTCAATCATGTATAAGCCTCAACTTTATTAACATTTTTCAGCAGCAAAAAGGTAAGATATGTTCAAATCCAGTAAGCATAAAAGGTGTTTAAAGGCAAGCAAACAGATATTGTGTTTATAGTCATTATTCGAAAGCAGAGACACTGACCTGTATTTCTGCGGTTCATAACAATAAACTGAAATCGAGGTTGAGAACTCCTGTAAGACCCGCTAAAaagtaattatcacaaaagaaa
This Solanum dulcamara chromosome 8, daSolDulc1.2, whole genome shotgun sequence DNA region includes the following protein-coding sequences:
- the LOC129899381 gene encoding mRNA-decapping enzyme-like protein isoform X1 produces the protein MCLSPVHHLFGQIYIEQNKAFVQFGAILGFVCYSKLGLSLQLLAVLRFGEIMSQSGKLMPNLDQNSTKLLNLTVLQRIDPFIEEILITAAHVTLYEFSIDNSQWSRKDIEGSLFVVKSGSYRSSQPRFQFIVMNRRNTDNLVEDLLGDFEYEIQLPYLLYRNASQEVNGIWFYNQRECEEVANLFDRILGAYSKVPTKSKVPLTKSEFEELEAVPTMAVIDGPLEPSSSTASNAPHLPEDNSFVNFFSNAMTIGNASSTAVQGQLYHSSPATLPPPRPPASVPSSSAPVLLPSPSLSASSLLSPLHDAPEPDISAKWSSNLVKPSSFFGPPPASSPLMPPISSSVPTAPPLLPLGNLQRPYGTPLLQPFPPPTPPPSLTPTSAPVPNYVLVSSRDKVREALVMLVQDDQFIDMVYRAVLNAHHS
- the LOC129899381 gene encoding mRNA-decapping enzyme-like protein isoform X2, which codes for MCLSPVHHLFGQIYIEQNKAFVQFGAILGFVCYSKLGLSLQLLAVLRFGEIMSQSGKLMPNLDQNSTKLLNLTVLQRIDPFIEEILITAAHVTLYEFSIDNSQWSRKDIEGSLFVVKRSSQPRFQFIVMNRRNTDNLVEDLLGDFEYEIQLPYLLYRNASQEVNGIWFYNQRECEEVANLFDRILGAYSKVPTKSKVPLTKSEFEELEAVPTMAVIDGPLEPSSSTASNAPHLPEDNSFVNFFSNAMTIGNASSTAVQGQLYHSSPATLPPPRPPASVPSSSAPVLLPSPSLSASSLLSPLHDAPEPDISAKWSSNLVKPSSFFGPPPASSPLMPPISSSVPTAPPLLPLGNLQRPYGTPLLQPFPPPTPPPSLTPTSAPVPNYVLVSSRDKVREALVMLVQDDQFIDMVYRAVLNAHHS